A part of Lacibacter sp. H407 genomic DNA contains:
- a CDS encoding DUF4476 domain-containing protein, producing MKKIFTLISLLFLSAATFANLNEARLSISSMSNTPIRVLIDGRQVQQANKEYRISNLSPGNHRIQIYRINQKQGRGVFRNNRDEMIYNGNVNLRRGTHTDIVINRFGKVFTDEQRMDNRYDDTWSDNDWNNDRNNDNWNRDNDNWNRDNNNSWGQPMNYERFQQLKQSIERESFDKNKMDLLRSILPNNRVTAQQVRELAYLISFENARLELAKFAYRYTSDRGNYFVVNDVFNFGSSKTELTRYISTYRD from the coding sequence ATGAAGAAAATTTTTACCCTCATTTCTCTTCTCTTTTTAAGTGCTGCAACATTTGCCAACCTCAACGAAGCAAGGTTGAGTATTTCCAGCATGAGCAACACACCCATCCGGGTACTGATCGATGGACGTCAGGTACAACAGGCCAACAAAGAGTACCGTATCAGCAATCTCAGCCCGGGTAATCACCGCATCCAGATCTACAGGATCAATCAAAAGCAAGGACGAGGTGTATTCAGAAACAACCGTGATGAAATGATCTACAACGGCAATGTGAATCTCCGCAGGGGAACACATACCGATATTGTGATCAACCGTTTCGGTAAAGTATTTACAGATGAGCAACGCATGGATAATCGTTATGATGATACCTGGAGCGACAATGACTGGAACAACGATCGTAACAATGATAACTGGAACAGGGACAATGATAATTGGAATCGTGACAACAACAACAGTTGGGGACAACCGATGAACTATGAACGTTTTCAACAGCTGAAACAATCTATTGAACGTGAAAGCTTCGATAAAAACAAAATGGATCTGCTGCGGTCAATATTGCCCAACAACCGTGTTACAGCACAACAGGTGCGTGAACTGGCTTATCTCATCAGCTTTGAAAATGCAAGATTAGAGTTGGCAAAGTTCGCTTACAGATATACTTCCGACAGAGGCAACTATTTTGTAGTGAACGACGTCTTTAACTTCGGAAGCAGCAAAACAGAACTTACACGATATATTTCTACGTACAGAGATTAA
- a CDS encoding class I SAM-dependent DNA methyltransferase has product MNEVQQAYNSWAQQYDSNENKTRDLEAKSLRETLAPLTFAHCLEIGCGTGKNTVWLLEKAATVTAVDLSEEMLSKAKEKITGSNVSFVQADIMQPWTFATKAYDLVGFSLILEHIEELQPVFAKVAAVLKSGGYLYISELHPFKQYNGSKARFETANGTQVVTCFNHHISDFINAAKTTGFELITLTEYFDDVDSNNLPRLLTLLFTKKP; this is encoded by the coding sequence ATGAACGAAGTACAACAAGCCTACAACAGTTGGGCGCAACAATACGACAGTAACGAAAATAAAACACGTGATCTGGAAGCAAAATCATTGCGGGAGACGTTAGCACCGCTCACATTTGCACATTGTTTGGAAATTGGTTGCGGCACCGGCAAGAATACGGTATGGCTTTTAGAAAAAGCAGCAACTGTTACGGCTGTTGATTTGAGTGAAGAAATGCTGAGCAAAGCAAAAGAGAAGATTACCGGATCTAATGTCAGCTTCGTACAGGCTGATATTATGCAGCCATGGACATTCGCCACCAAAGCCTACGATCTGGTTGGCTTTAGTTTGATTTTAGAGCATATCGAAGAACTGCAACCGGTGTTTGCAAAAGTTGCTGCTGTGTTGAAATCCGGCGGTTATCTCTACATCAGCGAATTGCACCCTTTCAAACAATACAACGGCAGTAAAGCAAGATTTGAAACAGCCAATGGAACACAGGTTGTAACCTGCTTTAATCATCACATTAGCGATTTTATAAATGCCGCAAAAACAACAGGTTTCGAATTAATTACACTTACAGAATATTTTGATGATGTTGACTCTAATAATCTTCCAAGATTGCTGACATTACTCTTTACCAAAAAACCTTAG
- a CDS encoding pentapeptide repeat-containing protein, with translation MERAYEEDKQFEGVDYTIKKLPVGDYENCHFTNCNFAETDLSKITFIDCVFDNCNLSAANINGTSFQETKFVNCKLLGLHFENCNSFLFTVQFDHCLLNLSGFFKMNLKAFQFIHCSLQEVDFTEADLSGAVFHECNLLGAMFDQTNLEKADLRTAINFSIDPELNKLKKAKFSMTGLIGLLHKYDLTVS, from the coding sequence ATGGAAAGAGCGTACGAAGAAGACAAGCAGTTTGAAGGCGTTGATTATACCATCAAAAAATTACCCGTTGGTGATTACGAGAACTGCCACTTTACCAATTGCAATTTTGCAGAAACCGATCTTTCAAAGATCACCTTCATCGATTGTGTATTTGATAACTGCAACCTGAGCGCAGCAAATATCAACGGTACTTCTTTCCAGGAAACAAAATTTGTGAATTGCAAATTACTGGGATTGCATTTTGAAAACTGTAACAGCTTTTTGTTTACGGTACAGTTCGATCATTGCCTGCTCAACCTGTCGGGATTTTTTAAAATGAATTTGAAAGCATTTCAATTTATCCATTGCAGTTTACAGGAAGTTGATTTTACAGAAGCTGATCTTTCAGGTGCAGTTTTTCATGAATGTAATTTATTGGGAGCCATGTTTGACCAAACCAATCTTGAAAAAGCCGATCTGCGAACCGCCATTAATTTCTCTATCGACCCAGAACTAAACAAACTGAAAAAAGCAAAGTTTTCAATGACAGGATTGATCGGCCTGTTACACAAGTATGATCTTACAGTTTCATAA
- a CDS encoding ABC transporter ATP-binding protein, with product MIEIKNIHKGFDGKTVIEDVSASLETGKCNLIIGASGSGKTVLMKCLVGLFEPDSGEVLYDGESITNMNEEDRKQLRQQIGMLFQGSALFDSMTVEQNVMFPLDMFTKLNLKQKHEKVNEVLARVNLTGANDKFPAEISGGMKKRVGIARAIVLNPKFLFCDEPNSGLDPKTSLVIDKLIKEITIEYGMTTVVNTHDMNSVMEIGDKIIFMHKGRKEWEGTNKDIIFSKNEELNQFIFASDFLQDAKDMRMLEAKGKISDDRDMDKLLK from the coding sequence ATGATAGAGATCAAAAACATACACAAAGGCTTTGATGGCAAAACAGTAATTGAAGACGTATCAGCTTCGCTGGAAACGGGCAAATGCAATTTGATCATTGGCGCCAGCGGCAGCGGTAAAACGGTATTGATGAAATGTCTTGTTGGATTGTTTGAACCCGACAGTGGCGAAGTGTTGTACGATGGTGAAAGTATCACCAACATGAACGAAGAAGACAGGAAGCAATTACGTCAACAGATCGGCATGTTATTCCAGGGATCAGCATTATTTGATTCAATGACGGTGGAACAAAACGTAATGTTTCCGTTGGATATGTTCACCAAACTCAATCTCAAGCAGAAGCACGAAAAAGTAAATGAAGTGCTGGCAAGAGTAAACCTGACAGGCGCCAATGATAAATTTCCGGCAGAGATCAGTGGTGGTATGAAAAAGCGTGTAGGCATTGCACGTGCCATTGTATTGAATCCTAAGTTTTTGTTTTGTGATGAGCCGAACTCCGGTCTTGATCCCAAAACCTCGTTGGTCATTGATAAACTCATCAAAGAAATTACTATTGAATATGGCATGACGACGGTGGTGAATACACACGACATGAACAGTGTTATGGAAATTGGCGATAAAATTATTTTCATGCACAAGGGCCGTAAAGAATGGGAAGGCACCAACAAAGACATCATCTTCAGCAAGAATGAAGAATTGAATCAATTCATTTTTGCTTCCGACTTTTTACAGGATGCCAAAGACATGCGCATGCTCGAAGCCAAAGGAAAAATAAGCGACGACAGAGATATGGATAAACTGTTGAAGTAA
- a CDS encoding DUF4198 domain-containing protein codes for MKLKYKLTYLLILLLLAPVLAHEFWLEPQQYIFSRAEEINIRFRVGEAFTGDNWKGNRDKVNELKLYYADIVDDLSDALTEDEGDSLQFSIHEEGTAMVTFNNINSFIELEAEKFNAYLAEDGLQSAIDYRKQQNETDSMGRELYQRSVKTIVQVGTLKTAVYKKQTNLPIDIIPLSHPYQLKDGDTLTVKILFKGEPLQNTKIRTWHKLPGTVTDISMMSNEKGEISFPVTTSGEWMVSCVTMIRLTDDPHAQWQSYWGSVTWGYTGKNKSTSVAR; via the coding sequence ATGAAGTTAAAATACAAGCTTACTTATTTACTTATTTTACTTCTTCTTGCACCCGTACTTGCACATGAGTTTTGGCTGGAGCCGCAGCAATACATTTTTTCACGGGCCGAAGAGATCAATATCCGCTTCAGAGTTGGGGAAGCATTTACAGGCGACAACTGGAAAGGCAACCGTGATAAAGTGAATGAACTCAAATTATACTATGCCGATATTGTTGATGATCTGTCCGATGCATTAACGGAAGACGAAGGCGACTCACTTCAATTTTCCATACATGAAGAAGGAACGGCCATGGTTACGTTCAACAACATCAATTCGTTTATTGAACTGGAGGCAGAAAAATTCAATGCATACTTGGCTGAAGATGGTTTGCAATCAGCTATTGATTACCGTAAGCAACAAAACGAAACGGATTCCATGGGCCGTGAGTTATACCAACGTTCTGTAAAAACCATTGTGCAGGTTGGAACTTTAAAAACAGCCGTATATAAAAAGCAAACCAATCTACCGATCGATATTATTCCCCTCTCCCATCCCTATCAATTAAAAGATGGCGACACGCTCACTGTAAAAATTTTATTCAAAGGTGAGCCCTTGCAGAATACCAAAATCCGTACCTGGCATAAACTGCCAGGCACTGTAACCGATATTTCGATGATGAGTAATGAAAAAGGTGAGATCAGTTTTCCTGTAACTACAAGCGGCGAATGGATGGTAAGCTGTGTTACTATGATTCGCCTTACCGATGATCCCCATGCTCAATGGCAAAGCTATTGGGGAAGTGTAACCTGGGGTTATACAGGAAAGAATAAGAGTACGTCGGTGGCAAGATAA
- a CDS encoding alpha-2-macroglobulin family protein, with protein sequence MLLKRILLVNLFLLSFTSMLQAQNKFNYTAAWKKVDDLVTKKGLTESALKDVQLIYTAAKKEKNNGQLLKALLFRLSLQQMKEEDADIKTINDIEKEISTAAEPLKSVLTNYAAEAYWQYFQNNRWKFYDRTNTVGYKKDDVSTWTIDDLHKKISSYYLASLQNKKILQQTRLDAYEPVINKGNARHLRPTLYDLLAHRAIDYFQNDERSITKPAEAFELNMAAAYDPAADFVTRKFPTSDSMSLTQKALLLYQELIRFHLTDKKADALMDVDLLRLQFVHRYSTHENKTALYRMSLNHLLHQYNQQPIVSQAAFLLARDYADYAATYDFKKHKTNDSLNPRYYYQKAIAICKQVIAQTTLTEGRANCNNLLQEIESKSISVTSEKVNIPNKPFRSLLQYRNTPKAWFRIIKIDPKAWTDMENQRWEDAYWKKLTALQPATSFAYNLPATDDLQTHSTEIKVNSLPVGSYLLLVSADEKFTLSKNVLAVQFFHVSNIAWMNNGNAFFVVNRESGQPLPKANITLWEQSYNYDQRKNVAVKADSYSTDANGFFRITKAPDKNAYNRTIEVTYQNDQLHLDDRAYAYVYRGEKEPIDETKTRRTFFFTDRSIYRPGQTLYFKGIVTAKDAATGKPKTVVGLKTTITLYDANHQKVDSINVSSSEYGSYSGTFVLPVGRMTGTYYLQESATGGSVYVSVEEYKRPKFFVEYQPIKQSFRVNDQIVVTGNAKAYAGNNVDGAKVKYRVVRQPRLLYPWLSWKWGWPVMQEQEITHGEITSKADGSFEISFTAIPDKQVRKELEPVFDYRIISDVTDLNGETRTGETTITVGYTSLQLQISLPKGELQTTTQFNSINLLTQNMMGEFVKSSVTVRMYQLNAPDRLIRDRYWEQPDQFIMNEKEYRADFPNDEYNNETEKESWEKGKLVYEKKDSSGSNGQWGIDNKQLQPGWYIIEASTTDKDGKEVKNQTYVQLTDEKTNRLSSPEYVWQLPSAVTAEPGTKATIGFGSSASDVYVVQIDPNTENKNPVYHQLTNEQKQFNVPVSEEQRGGFGFAYSFVKHNRFYSFTRYVGVPWTNKELKISYETFRDKTLPGSEEQWKIKISGYKGDKVAAELLASMYDASLDQFKAHQLSKPDLFPVNYLQSNWNGGGFTTINTWEKRWEKESLISFEKEYDELNSFDIEYDNPRHMKMKTEAVALAAPAPMQDDALNEVVVTGVADSTSMTKEEEKKSVTESGDIQVRKNFNETAFFFPDLKTDAEGNITFSFTMPESLTKWKAQLLAHTKDLSLGLSEQSIITQKDLMVQPFAPRFLREGDRFEFTAKISNLTDKEITGTSNLELLNTSTMQSVDGWFQNTFSVQHFTVGANQSTVVKFRTEVPYNFNEALTYRITAKADNKTDGEEATLPVLTNRMLVTESLPLNMRGDGTKNFTFSKLLNSEQSESLTHHRFTIEFTSNPVWYAVQALPYLMEYPYDCAEQTWNRFYANALASHITNKLPRIKQVMEHWKLKDTAALMSNLQKNEELKAALLQETPWVLQAKNEEQQKKNIALLFDMVKMNSELSKTLAQLQQMQSSNGGFVWFKGGPDDRYITQYIVTGIGHLKKLNALPAEQEKAINQIVTKALTYLDKKLKEDYDQLLKYKTPLKNQNISSIQIQYLYMRSFFPETVQTKGTEVAYKYYYGQSQQFWIKQSRYMQGMIALALHRSSDVKTATAIVKSLKENALTSEEMGMYWKEFNAGYYWYQAPVQSQALMIEVFNDISKDQQTVADLKTWLLKQKQTQNWRTTIATAEACYALLLQGGSWIAAEPVVEIKAGNQLFSTSTEKTEAGTGYFKRSIDGNFVQPSFGNINVSVSKSNGQQSWGAAYWQYFENLDKITSAETPLKLQKKYFVERNTANGPVLTPVNEGDELKVGDKIKVRIELRVDRSMEYVHMKDMRPSCMEPVNVISQYKWQGGLGYYETTKDASTNFFFSWLNKGTYVFEYPLFITHAGNYSSGITSIQCMYAPEFTSHSEGVRVKVNE encoded by the coding sequence ATGTTGCTGAAACGTATTTTACTTGTTAACCTTTTTCTACTTTCATTCACAAGCATGTTACAGGCTCAAAATAAGTTCAACTATACAGCTGCCTGGAAAAAGGTAGATGATCTTGTTACAAAAAAAGGATTGACCGAGTCTGCATTGAAAGATGTGCAGCTGATCTATACTGCTGCAAAAAAGGAGAAGAACAACGGACAATTATTAAAAGCACTTCTCTTTCGTTTAAGTCTCCAACAAATGAAAGAAGAAGATGCAGATATCAAAACCATCAACGACATTGAAAAAGAAATCAGCACTGCTGCTGAACCGTTGAAATCAGTGCTCACCAATTATGCAGCAGAAGCATACTGGCAATACTTTCAGAATAACCGCTGGAAATTTTACGACCGCACCAATACTGTTGGTTATAAAAAAGACGATGTAAGCACATGGACCATTGATGATCTGCATAAAAAGATCAGCAGCTACTATCTTGCTTCGCTTCAAAACAAAAAAATCTTACAACAAACCAGGCTGGATGCATACGAGCCCGTGATCAACAAAGGCAATGCACGTCACCTGCGACCAACTTTATATGATCTCCTCGCACACCGTGCCATTGATTATTTTCAAAACGATGAACGCAGCATTACAAAACCTGCTGAAGCATTTGAATTGAATATGGCAGCAGCATACGATCCTGCTGCAGATTTTGTAACACGCAAATTTCCAACGAGCGATTCCATGTCGCTTACACAAAAGGCTTTACTGCTTTACCAGGAACTGATTCGCTTTCATCTCACTGATAAAAAAGCAGATGCCTTGATGGATGTTGACTTGTTGCGTTTGCAATTTGTACACCGCTATTCAACCCATGAAAATAAAACAGCGTTGTACAGGATGTCGTTGAATCATTTGCTTCATCAATACAATCAGCAACCCATCGTTTCGCAAGCTGCTTTTTTGCTGGCAAGAGACTATGCTGATTATGCTGCTACGTACGATTTTAAAAAACATAAAACAAACGATTCACTCAACCCACGCTATTATTATCAAAAGGCTATTGCGATCTGCAAACAGGTAATTGCACAAACTACTTTAACGGAAGGCAGAGCAAACTGTAACAACCTGTTACAGGAAATCGAATCAAAATCAATTTCTGTTACATCTGAAAAAGTAAATATTCCTAATAAACCTTTCCGCTCCTTGTTGCAATACCGCAACACTCCAAAAGCATGGTTTCGCATCATAAAGATTGATCCGAAAGCGTGGACCGATATGGAGAACCAACGTTGGGAAGATGCGTATTGGAAAAAATTAACCGCTTTACAACCTGCAACTTCATTCGCTTACAATCTGCCCGCAACAGACGATCTGCAAACTCATAGCACCGAAATAAAAGTAAACAGTTTACCGGTTGGCAGCTATTTGTTATTGGTGAGTGCTGATGAAAAATTCACACTTTCCAAAAATGTATTGGCGGTGCAGTTTTTTCATGTGAGCAATATTGCATGGATGAATAATGGAAATGCATTTTTTGTAGTGAATCGTGAAAGCGGTCAACCATTGCCGAAAGCCAACATCACATTGTGGGAGCAATCGTACAACTATGACCAGCGGAAAAATGTGGCGGTGAAAGCAGACAGCTATTCAACTGATGCCAATGGATTTTTCCGCATAACAAAAGCACCGGACAAAAATGCATACAACCGAACGATTGAAGTGACGTATCAAAATGATCAGCTTCATCTCGACGACCGTGCATACGCTTACGTGTATCGTGGTGAAAAAGAACCCATTGATGAAACAAAAACACGCCGTACATTTTTCTTTACAGATCGTTCGATTTACCGTCCCGGTCAAACATTGTACTTCAAAGGAATTGTTACAGCAAAAGATGCTGCAACCGGAAAACCTAAAACGGTTGTTGGTTTAAAAACAACGATTACACTGTATGATGCCAATCATCAGAAAGTTGATTCCATCAACGTAAGCAGCAGTGAGTATGGTTCTTATTCGGGAACCTTTGTATTACCTGTTGGCCGCATGACCGGTACTTATTATTTACAGGAATCTGCAACAGGTGGCTCAGTATATGTTTCAGTAGAAGAATATAAGCGACCGAAATTTTTTGTAGAATATCAACCCATCAAACAAAGCTTCCGTGTAAACGATCAAATTGTTGTTACCGGAAATGCAAAAGCCTATGCAGGCAATAATGTAGATGGCGCAAAAGTAAAATACCGTGTTGTTCGTCAGCCCCGACTCTTGTATCCATGGCTTAGCTGGAAATGGGGATGGCCGGTGATGCAGGAACAGGAAATTACACATGGCGAAATAACCAGTAAAGCAGACGGCAGTTTTGAAATTTCGTTTACAGCTATTCCTGACAAACAGGTACGTAAGGAATTAGAACCTGTGTTTGATTACAGGATCATTTCTGATGTAACTGACTTGAATGGTGAAACAAGAACCGGTGAAACAACCATAACGGTTGGTTATACTTCACTACAGCTACAAATCAGCTTACCGAAAGGTGAATTGCAAACAACAACGCAATTCAACAGCATCAATCTGCTTACACAAAACATGATGGGTGAGTTTGTGAAAAGCAGCGTTACAGTTCGCATGTATCAACTCAATGCACCCGACAGGTTAATACGGGATCGTTATTGGGAACAGCCTGATCAATTCATTATGAACGAAAAAGAGTACCGTGCTGATTTTCCCAACGATGAATACAACAATGAAACAGAGAAAGAGAGTTGGGAGAAAGGGAAACTGGTTTATGAGAAGAAGGATAGCTCGGGCAGCAATGGGCAATGGGGAATAGACAATAAGCAATTGCAGCCCGGTTGGTATATAATAGAAGCGTCTACAACTGATAAAGATGGCAAGGAAGTAAAGAACCAAACCTATGTACAGTTAACGGATGAAAAAACAAACCGTCTTTCATCGCCGGAATATGTTTGGCAATTGCCGTCAGCCGTTACAGCAGAGCCTGGCACTAAAGCCACTATAGGCTTTGGCAGCAGCGCCAGTGATGTGTATGTGGTGCAGATCGATCCCAATACCGAAAACAAAAATCCTGTTTACCATCAGCTCACGAATGAACAGAAACAATTCAATGTTCCGGTAAGTGAAGAGCAGCGTGGTGGATTTGGTTTTGCATATTCGTTTGTAAAACACAATCGCTTTTACAGTTTTACAAGATATGTTGGTGTACCATGGACCAACAAAGAACTCAAGATCAGTTATGAAACTTTCCGTGATAAAACATTACCGGGTAGTGAAGAACAATGGAAGATCAAGATCAGTGGTTACAAAGGCGATAAAGTAGCAGCGGAATTATTGGCGAGTATGTACGATGCATCATTGGATCAATTCAAAGCACATCAATTGAGCAAGCCTGATTTGTTTCCTGTGAACTATTTGCAGAGTAATTGGAATGGTGGCGGGTTTACAACAATCAATACATGGGAAAAGAGATGGGAAAAAGAATCTTTGATCTCGTTTGAGAAGGAGTATGATGAATTAAACTCGTTTGATATCGAATATGACAATCCACGTCATATGAAAATGAAGACAGAGGCGGTTGCGTTAGCAGCTCCGGCGCCAATGCAAGATGACGCACTCAATGAAGTTGTTGTTACCGGAGTGGCAGATTCAACTTCTATGACAAAAGAAGAAGAAAAAAAATCAGTAACAGAAAGCGGAGATATTCAAGTCCGCAAAAATTTTAATGAAACCGCCTTCTTCTTCCCCGATCTCAAAACAGATGCGGAAGGAAATATTACGTTCAGCTTTACCATGCCTGAATCGCTAACCAAATGGAAGGCACAGTTGCTGGCACATACTAAAGATCTGTCGCTGGGATTGAGTGAACAAAGCATCATCACACAAAAAGATCTGATGGTACAACCATTTGCACCACGCTTTTTACGTGAAGGTGATCGTTTTGAATTTACTGCCAAGATCAGCAACCTGACCGATAAAGAAATTACCGGTACCAGCAATCTTGAATTGCTGAACACATCCACCATGCAATCAGTTGATGGATGGTTTCAGAATACATTTTCGGTACAACACTTTACTGTGGGCGCCAATCAAAGTACCGTAGTGAAATTCCGTACAGAAGTGCCTTATAATTTCAATGAAGCACTTACCTATCGCATTACAGCAAAAGCTGACAATAAAACTGATGGTGAAGAAGCAACATTACCTGTCCTTACGAATCGTATGCTGGTAACAGAATCGCTTCCATTAAATATGCGTGGTGATGGCACAAAGAATTTTACATTCAGCAAATTACTCAACTCCGAACAATCGGAAAGCTTAACGCATCATCGTTTTACCATTGAGTTTACAAGTAATCCTGTTTGGTATGCAGTACAGGCTTTGCCTTACTTAATGGAATATCCATACGACTGTGCCGAGCAAACATGGAACAGGTTTTATGCAAATGCATTGGCATCACATATCACCAATAAACTTCCACGTATTAAGCAGGTAATGGAACATTGGAAATTGAAAGACACGGCTGCTTTGATGAGCAACCTGCAAAAGAATGAAGAATTGAAAGCGGCATTACTGCAGGAAACACCGTGGGTATTACAGGCAAAGAACGAAGAGCAACAAAAGAAAAACATTGCTTTGCTGTTTGACATGGTGAAGATGAATAGTGAACTCAGCAAAACACTTGCGCAGTTGCAACAAATGCAATCATCGAACGGTGGATTTGTATGGTTCAAAGGCGGGCCTGATGATCGTTATATTACACAATACATTGTAACAGGGATTGGCCATTTGAAAAAGCTCAATGCATTGCCAGCAGAACAGGAAAAAGCAATTAATCAAATTGTAACAAAGGCCCTCACCTATCTTGACAAAAAACTGAAAGAAGATTATGACCAACTGTTGAAATACAAAACACCGTTAAAGAATCAAAACATCAGTTCGATCCAGATCCAGTATTTGTACATGCGTAGCTTCTTTCCTGAAACGGTGCAAACAAAAGGAACGGAAGTGGCATATAAATATTACTATGGTCAAAGTCAGCAGTTCTGGATAAAACAAAGCCGTTACATGCAGGGAATGATCGCTCTGGCATTGCATCGCAGTAGCGATGTAAAAACAGCAACAGCCATTGTAAAATCGCTGAAAGAAAATGCATTGACGAGTGAAGAGATGGGTATGTACTGGAAAGAATTCAATGCCGGTTATTACTGGTACCAGGCGCCGGTACAATCGCAGGCCTTGATGATCGAAGTATTTAATGATATCAGCAAGGATCAACAAACCGTTGCCGATTTGAAAACATGGTTGCTCAAACAAAAGCAAACACAAAACTGGAGAACAACCATCGCCACTGCTGAAGCCTGTTATGCATTGCTCTTGCAAGGCGGCTCATGGATCGCTGCAGAGCCTGTTGTTGAGATCAAAGCAGGCAATCAGTTGTTCAGTACATCAACTGAAAAAACAGAAGCAGGTACAGGTTATTTCAAACGCAGTATTGATGGCAATTTCGTACAACCTTCGTTTGGAAATATCAATGTGAGTGTCAGCAAATCAAATGGGCAACAGAGTTGGGGTGCGGCTTACTGGCAGTATTTTGAAAATTTAGATAAGATCACTTCAGCAGAAACTCCATTGAAATTGCAGAAGAAATATTTTGTTGAACGCAATACAGCCAACGGACCGGTACTTACTCCGGTAAATGAAGGCGACGAATTAAAAGTGGGTGACAAAATAAAAGTGCGTATTGAATTACGGGTTGATCGCAGCATGGAATATGTGCACATGAAAGATATGCGCCCAAGCTGTATGGAGCCGGTGAATGTTATCAGCCAATACAAATGGCAAGGCGGACTTGGCTATTATGAAACCACCAAAGATGCCAGCACCAATTTCTTCTTTAGTTGGTTAAACAAAGGCACTTACGTATTCGAATACCCGCTGTTTATTACCCATGCCGGCAACTACAGCAGTGGTATTACAAGTATTCAATGTATGTATGCTCCTGAATTCACGAGTCATAGCGAAGGAGTGAGAGTGAAAGTGAATGAATGA
- the sucD gene encoding succinate--CoA ligase subunit alpha: MSILVNKNSKVIVQGFTGTEGTFHATQMIEYGTNLVGGVTPGKGGTTHLDRPVFNTVEEAVQKAGANVSIIFVPPAFAADAIMEAANAGIELVVCITEGIPVQDMVKAKNYLVGTNTRLIGPNCPGVITAGECKVGIMPGFVFIPGRIGIVSKSGTLTYEAADQVAKAGLGVSTAVGIGGDPIIGTTTKEALELFMNDENTDAVVMIGEIGGGMEAEAARWYKENAKKPVVGFIAGQTAPPGRRMGHAGAIIGGAEDTAAAKMQIMTECGIHVVASPADIGKTMAAVLKK; the protein is encoded by the coding sequence ATGAGCATCCTCGTTAATAAAAATTCTAAAGTAATTGTGCAGGGTTTTACGGGAACAGAAGGCACGTTCCATGCAACACAAATGATCGAATACGGTACCAACCTCGTTGGTGGTGTTACACCGGGAAAAGGTGGTACAACCCATCTCGATCGTCCGGTGTTTAATACAGTAGAAGAAGCTGTACAAAAAGCAGGTGCGAATGTGAGTATCATTTTTGTACCACCGGCATTTGCTGCTGATGCAATTATGGAAGCTGCGAATGCAGGTATTGAACTGGTGGTTTGTATTACGGAAGGTATTCCCGTGCAGGACATGGTGAAAGCAAAAAACTATTTAGTTGGAACGAATACACGTTTGATCGGGCCAAACTGTCCGGGTGTAATTACAGCTGGTGAATGTAAAGTAGGTATCATGCCGGGCTTTGTATTTATCCCTGGCCGTATTGGTATTGTATCAAAAAGCGGAACGCTTACTTACGAAGCTGCTGACCAGGTTGCAAAAGCCGGCTTGGGCGTGAGCACTGCGGTTGGTATTGGTGGTGATCCTATCATTGGCACTACCACCAAAGAAGCATTGGAATTATTTATGAACGATGAGAATACAGATGCAGTTGTAATGATCGGTGAAATTGGTGGTGGTATGGAAGCTGAAGCTGCACGTTGGTACAAAGAGAATGCAAAGAAACCGGTTGTTGGTTTTATTGCCGGACAAACAGCGCCTCCCGGTCGTCGTATGGGACATGCGGGTGCAATCATTGGTGGTGCTGAAGATACGGCTGCTGCAAAAATGCAGATCATGACGGAGTGTGGTATTCATGTAGTAGCAAGTCCTGCTGACATTGGTAAAACAATGGCGGCGGTGTTGAAGAAATAA